Proteins from one Burkholderia oklahomensis C6786 genomic window:
- a CDS encoding MFS transporter gives MDIKAPAVGARSVPRVERVSRVRFMILAMLFVVTTINYADRATISIAGAAMQKDLGIDAVSLGYIFSAFGWAYVIAQIPGGWLLDRFGSRRVYAASILMWSIFTLAQGAIGFFSGMAAIAIVFALRFLVGIAEAPSFPANSRIVAAWFPANERGTASAIFNSAQYAATVIFAPLMAWLVNTFGWHYVFVVMGVIGVAAAFAWRLFVRDPKDHPRITRAEIEYIENGGGLVNMDRAGVSKAEGPDLGYIKQLLKNRMMMGVYVAQYCINALTYFFITWFPVYLVQARGMSILKAGFVASVPAVCGFLGGILGGLISDALLRRGASLSVARKVPIVLGMLLSISMVVCNYVDTQAIVVAVMALSFFGKGMGALGWAVNSDTAPKQIAGLSGALMNTFGNLSSITTPIAIGYIVNRTGSFNGALVYVGLHALVACVCYLFVVGEIRRVELKPAS, from the coding sequence ATGGACATCAAAGCCCCCGCCGTGGGTGCGCGCAGCGTGCCGCGCGTCGAGCGCGTGAGCCGCGTGCGCTTCATGATTCTCGCGATGCTGTTCGTCGTGACGACGATCAACTACGCGGACCGCGCGACCATCTCGATCGCCGGCGCGGCGATGCAAAAGGATCTCGGCATCGATGCGGTGTCGCTCGGCTACATCTTCTCCGCATTCGGTTGGGCATACGTGATCGCGCAGATCCCGGGCGGCTGGCTGCTCGATCGTTTCGGATCCCGACGCGTTTATGCGGCGAGCATCCTGATGTGGTCGATCTTCACGCTCGCGCAAGGCGCGATCGGCTTCTTCTCCGGCATGGCCGCGATCGCGATCGTGTTCGCGCTGCGCTTTCTCGTCGGCATCGCGGAAGCGCCTTCGTTTCCGGCCAACAGCCGGATCGTCGCCGCGTGGTTTCCGGCGAACGAGCGCGGCACCGCATCGGCGATCTTCAATTCCGCGCAGTACGCGGCGACCGTGATCTTCGCGCCGCTGATGGCGTGGCTCGTGAACACGTTCGGCTGGCACTACGTGTTCGTCGTGATGGGCGTGATCGGCGTCGCGGCGGCATTCGCGTGGCGGCTTTTCGTACGCGATCCGAAGGATCATCCGCGCATCACGCGCGCGGAAATCGAGTACATCGAGAACGGCGGCGGCCTCGTCAACATGGACCGCGCGGGCGTCTCGAAAGCCGAAGGCCCCGATCTCGGCTACATCAAGCAGTTGCTGAAGAACCGGATGATGATGGGCGTCTACGTCGCGCAGTACTGCATCAACGCGCTCACGTACTTCTTCATCACCTGGTTCCCGGTGTATCTCGTGCAGGCGCGCGGGATGTCGATCCTGAAGGCGGGCTTCGTCGCGTCGGTGCCGGCCGTCTGCGGCTTCCTCGGCGGCATTCTCGGCGGGCTCATCTCCGATGCGCTGCTGCGTCGCGGCGCGTCGCTGTCGGTCGCGCGCAAGGTGCCGATCGTGCTCGGCATGCTGCTGTCGATCAGCATGGTGGTCTGCAACTACGTCGACACGCAGGCGATCGTCGTCGCGGTCATGGCGCTGTCGTTCTTCGGCAAGGGCATGGGCGCGCTCGGCTGGGCGGTCAATTCGGACACCGCACCGAAGCAGATCGCCGGCCTGTCCGGCGCGCTGATGAACACGTTCGGCAATCTGTCGAGCATCACGACGCCGATCGCGATCGGCTACATCGTCAACCGGACCGGCTCGTTCAACGGCGCGCTGGTCTACGTGGGGCTTCATGCGCTTGTCGCGTGCGTCTGCTACCTGTTCGTGGTGGGCGAGATCAGGCGCGTCGAACTGAAGCCGGCATCGTAA
- the gudD gene encoding glucarate dehydratase, producing the protein METHVIQTELSRTTTPVVSDLRVVPVAGRDSMLLNLSGAHGPFFTRNVVLIRDSAGNTGVGEVPGGEAIRRTLDDARALVVGQPIGRWQAVLNAVRGRFADRDAGGRGLQTFDLRVAIHAVTALEAALLDLLGQHLDAPVAALLGEGQQRSRVPMLGYLFYIGDRNRTDLDYRSETGADDAWFRLRNEAALTPDAVVRLAEAAHARYGFQDFKLKGGVLSGDDEIAAVTALAKRFPNARITLDPNGAWSLREAIRLCRGKDDVLAYAEDPCGAENGYSGREIMAEFRRATGLPTATNMIATDWRQLGHAIRLGSVDIPLADPHFWTMRGSVRVAQLCDEWGLTWGSHSNSHFDISLAMFTHVAAAAPGDITAIDTHWIWQDGQRLTREPLRIEDGHVAVPQRGGLGVEIDEAALEAAHQLYLEHGLGSRDDAVAMQYLVPNWTFDNKRPCLVR; encoded by the coding sequence ATGGAGACACACGTGATTCAAACCGAATTGAGCCGTACGACGACGCCCGTCGTGTCCGACCTGCGCGTCGTGCCCGTGGCCGGACGCGACAGCATGCTGCTGAACCTGAGCGGCGCGCACGGTCCGTTCTTCACGCGCAACGTCGTGCTGATCCGCGACAGCGCGGGCAATACGGGCGTCGGCGAAGTGCCCGGCGGCGAGGCGATTCGCCGCACGCTCGACGATGCGCGCGCGCTCGTCGTCGGCCAGCCGATCGGCCGCTGGCAGGCCGTGCTGAACGCGGTGCGCGGACGCTTCGCCGATCGCGACGCGGGCGGCCGCGGCTTGCAGACGTTCGACCTGCGCGTCGCGATTCACGCGGTGACGGCGCTCGAAGCCGCGCTGCTCGATCTGCTCGGCCAGCATCTCGACGCGCCGGTCGCCGCGCTGCTCGGCGAAGGCCAGCAGCGCAGCCGCGTGCCGATGCTCGGCTACCTGTTCTACATCGGCGATCGCAACCGTACCGATCTCGATTACCGCAGTGAGACGGGCGCCGACGACGCATGGTTTCGTCTGCGCAACGAAGCGGCGCTCACGCCCGATGCGGTGGTGCGTCTCGCCGAAGCCGCGCACGCGCGCTACGGATTTCAGGACTTCAAACTGAAGGGCGGCGTGCTGTCGGGCGACGACGAAATCGCGGCGGTGACGGCGCTTGCGAAGCGCTTTCCGAACGCGCGCATCACGCTGGACCCGAACGGCGCGTGGTCGCTGCGGGAGGCGATCCGCCTCTGCCGCGGCAAGGACGATGTGCTCGCGTACGCGGAAGATCCGTGCGGCGCGGAGAACGGCTACTCGGGCCGCGAGATCATGGCCGAGTTTCGCCGCGCGACCGGCCTTCCCACGGCGACCAACATGATCGCGACCGACTGGCGTCAGCTCGGTCACGCGATCCGGCTCGGCTCGGTCGACATTCCGCTCGCCGATCCGCATTTCTGGACGATGCGAGGCTCGGTGCGCGTCGCGCAGTTGTGCGACGAATGGGGGCTCACGTGGGGCTCGCATTCGAACAGTCACTTCGACATTTCGCTCGCGATGTTCACGCACGTCGCGGCGGCGGCGCCCGGCGACATCACCGCGATCGACACGCACTGGATCTGGCAGGACGGCCAGCGCCTGACGCGCGAGCCGTTGCGCATCGAGGACGGTCACGTCGCCGTGCCGCAGCGCGGCGGGCTCGGCGTCGAGATCGACGAAGCGGCGCTCGAGGCCGCGCACCAGCTTTACCTGGAACACGGCCTGGGCAGCCGCGACGACGCGGTCGCGATGCAATACCTGGTGCCGAACTGGACGTTCGACAACAAGCGGCCTTGTCTCGTGCGTTGA
- a CDS encoding enolase C-terminal domain-like protein gives MTSNTIEAVTHARTHTPRVTRMQVIPVAGRDSMLLNLCGAHAPFFTRNIVILNDDAGHVGVGEVPGGEGIRRALERAAPLVVGQPVGRTNGVLADIRRSLAGDGPAARQSTVHQVSSASEAAVLRQPHEINLRMDNVVTAVEAALLDLLGQFIGVSVADLLGAGRQRDAVPMLAYLFYIGERRKTDLPYPEGIDGADDWLRVRREAATTPAQIARLAEAAADRYGFADFKLKGGVMEGEDEMQAVAAIKARFPRSRVTLDPNGAWSLGEAIALCKGRRDLPAYAEDPCGPEDGYSGREIMAEFKRATDMPTATNMIATDWRQLGHAALLQAVDIPLADPHFWTMQGSVRVAQLCDEWGLTWGSHSNNHFDISLAMFTHVAAAAPGDITAIDTHWIWQEADERLTREPLRIARGRVAVPDRPGLGVELDMDRVMQAHALYETLGPGARDDARAMQYLVPGWTYDPKRPSLSAAAARAAGRGA, from the coding sequence ATGACGTCGAATACGATCGAAGCCGTCACGCATGCGCGCACGCACACGCCGCGCGTCACGCGGATGCAGGTGATTCCAGTCGCGGGGCGCGACAGCATGCTGCTGAACCTGTGCGGCGCGCACGCGCCGTTCTTCACCAGAAACATCGTGATCCTGAACGACGACGCCGGTCATGTCGGCGTCGGCGAGGTGCCGGGCGGCGAAGGAATCCGCCGCGCGCTCGAGCGCGCGGCGCCGCTCGTCGTCGGCCAGCCGGTCGGGCGCACGAACGGCGTGCTCGCCGATATCCGTCGCTCGCTCGCGGGCGACGGTCCGGCCGCGCGCCAGTCGACCGTCCATCAGGTGAGCTCGGCGTCGGAGGCCGCGGTGCTGCGGCAGCCGCACGAGATCAATCTGCGGATGGACAACGTCGTGACCGCGGTGGAAGCCGCGCTTCTCGATCTGCTCGGCCAGTTCATCGGCGTGTCCGTCGCCGATTTGCTCGGCGCAGGCCGGCAGCGCGATGCGGTGCCGATGCTCGCGTATCTGTTCTACATCGGCGAGCGCCGCAAGACCGACCTGCCGTATCCGGAGGGCATCGACGGCGCCGACGACTGGCTGCGCGTGCGCCGCGAAGCCGCGACGACGCCCGCGCAGATCGCGCGCCTTGCCGAAGCCGCCGCCGATCGCTACGGCTTCGCCGACTTCAAGCTGAAGGGCGGCGTGATGGAAGGCGAGGACGAGATGCAGGCGGTCGCGGCGATCAAGGCGCGCTTTCCGCGCTCGCGCGTGACGCTCGATCCGAACGGCGCATGGTCGCTCGGCGAAGCGATCGCGTTGTGCAAGGGCCGGCGCGATCTGCCCGCGTATGCGGAAGATCCGTGCGGGCCGGAGGACGGCTATTCGGGCCGCGAGATCATGGCCGAATTCAAGCGCGCGACCGACATGCCGACGGCGACCAACATGATCGCGACCGATTGGCGGCAGCTCGGTCATGCGGCGTTGCTGCAGGCGGTCGACATTCCGCTCGCCGATCCGCATTTCTGGACGATGCAGGGCTCGGTGCGCGTCGCGCAGTTGTGCGACGAATGGGGGCTCACGTGGGGTTCGCATTCGAACAATCATTTCGACATTTCGCTCGCGATGTTCACGCACGTCGCGGCGGCGGCGCCCGGCGACATCACCGCGATCGACACCCACTGGATCTGGCAGGAGGCCGACGAGCGCCTGACGCGCGAGCCGCTGCGGATCGCGCGCGGGCGTGTCGCCGTGCCGGATCGGCCGGGACTCGGCGTCGAGCTCGACATGGATCGCGTGATGCAGGCCCACGCGCTGTACGAGACCCTCGGACCCGGCGCGCGCGACGACGCACGGGCGATGCAATACCTCGTTCCGGGCTGGACCTACGACCCGAAACGGCCGAGCCTGAGCGCCGCCGCCGCGCGCGCGGCCGGGCGCGGCGCATGA
- the garD gene encoding galactarate dehydratase — MLESTLTGDTRARSDNALTIRVHDSDNVAIVVNARGLPAGATLADGTVLVEGVPQGHKVALADLAEGDAVIRYGEVIGCAAKPLPRGSWVNEHAVRLPSAPALAELPLATRHDPKPPKLDGYTFDGYRNADGTVGTKNVLGIMTSVQCVAGVTDYVVARIKRELLPRYPNVDDVVALNHTYGCGVAINAPAAIVPIRTLQNLALNPNFGGEVMVIGLGCEKLVPERLVPESLAPGGRIPIEVAGTADSPVLRLQDEAFDGFGGMVDAIMEMAGRRLAQLNRRRREPCPASDLVVGVQCGGSDAFSGVTANPAVGFAADLIVRAGGTVMFSEVTEVRDAIHLLTPRAIDEDVGRALLREMAWYDDYLKRGETDRSANPSPGNKTGGLSNVVEKALGSIVKSGTSPIVDVLGPGEKMRRKGLIFAATPASDFVCGTLQLASGINLQVFTTGRGTPYGLAMAPVIKVSTRKALSERWHDLIDLDAGRIATGEASIADVGWELFRLILDVASGRRQVCADALGLHNALVLFNPAPVT; from the coding sequence ATGCTGGAATCCACATTGACCGGCGACACGCGCGCGCGATCGGACAACGCGCTGACGATCCGCGTGCACGACAGCGACAACGTCGCGATCGTCGTCAACGCGCGCGGCCTGCCCGCCGGCGCGACGCTCGCCGACGGCACCGTGCTCGTCGAAGGCGTGCCGCAGGGGCACAAGGTCGCGCTCGCCGATCTCGCCGAAGGCGACGCGGTGATCCGCTACGGCGAAGTGATCGGCTGCGCGGCGAAGCCGCTGCCGCGCGGCAGTTGGGTCAACGAGCACGCGGTGCGGCTGCCGTCGGCGCCCGCGCTCGCCGAGCTGCCGCTCGCGACGCGTCACGATCCGAAGCCGCCGAAGCTCGACGGCTACACGTTCGACGGCTATCGCAACGCGGACGGCACCGTCGGCACGAAGAACGTGCTCGGCATCATGACGAGCGTGCAGTGCGTCGCGGGCGTCACCGATTACGTGGTCGCGCGGATCAAGCGCGAGCTGCTGCCGCGCTATCCGAACGTCGACGATGTCGTCGCGCTGAACCACACGTACGGCTGCGGCGTCGCGATCAACGCGCCGGCCGCGATCGTGCCGATCCGCACGTTGCAGAATCTCGCGCTCAATCCGAACTTCGGCGGCGAGGTGATGGTGATCGGCCTCGGCTGCGAGAAGCTCGTGCCCGAGCGCCTCGTGCCGGAATCGCTCGCGCCCGGCGGGCGCATTCCGATCGAGGTCGCGGGCACGGCCGATTCGCCCGTGCTTCGTCTGCAGGACGAAGCGTTCGACGGCTTCGGCGGGATGGTCGACGCGATCATGGAGATGGCCGGCCGGCGTCTCGCGCAGTTGAACCGGCGCCGCCGCGAGCCGTGCCCGGCGTCCGATCTCGTCGTCGGCGTGCAGTGCGGCGGCAGCGACGCGTTCTCGGGCGTCACCGCGAATCCTGCCGTCGGCTTCGCGGCCGATCTGATCGTGCGCGCGGGCGGCACGGTGATGTTCTCCGAAGTGACCGAAGTGCGCGACGCGATTCACCTGCTGACGCCGCGCGCGATCGACGAGGACGTCGGCCGCGCGCTGCTGCGCGAGATGGCGTGGTACGACGATTACCTGAAGCGCGGCGAGACCGACCGCAGCGCGAACCCGTCGCCCGGCAACAAGACGGGCGGGCTCTCGAACGTCGTGGAAAAGGCATTGGGCTCGATCGTCAAATCGGGCACGAGCCCGATCGTCGACGTGCTCGGGCCCGGCGAGAAGATGCGGCGCAAGGGGCTGATCTTCGCGGCGACGCCCGCGAGCGATTTCGTCTGCGGCACGCTGCAGCTCGCGTCGGGCATCAACCTGCAGGTGTTCACGACGGGGCGCGGCACGCCGTATGGCCTCGCGATGGCGCCCGTCATCAAGGTGTCGACGCGCAAGGCGCTCTCCGAGCGCTGGCACGACCTGATCGATCTCGACGCGGGCCGCATCGCGACCGGCGAGGCGAGCATCGCCGACGTCGGCTGGGAGCTGTTCCGTCTGATTCTCGATGTCGCGAGCGGCCGCCGCCAGGTGTGCGCCGACGCGCTCGGCCTGCACAACGCGCTCGTTCTGTTCAATCCCGCGCCGGTGACCTGA
- a CDS encoding aldehyde dehydrogenase (NADP(+)), giving the protein MSLSGELMLGGERVAPGERTVRAIDPATGATLGPAFALASRADVARACELADAAFDAYRDAAPDARAALLDAIAAEIEAIGDALIERAIAETALPRARLEGERARTCNQLRLFASVVRAGDAVGARIDPALPERKPLPRADLRMRRIALGPVAVFGASNFPLAFSVAGGDTASALAAGCPVVVKAHPAHPGTSELVGRAVAAALARCGLPAGVFSLVQADNDAAGALVADPRIQAVGFTGSRAGGQALLRIVQSRARPIPMYGELSAINPVFLLPDALETRGGALGRQFVASLTLGAGQFCTNPGLLLAIDGPGVDAFANAAADALETSAAQPMLTPGIHAAYVRGVERLSSAADVRCIARGDASDLPNRGRAGFFETGAQHFIAQSALHDEIFGATALLVRCRDAAELRAVAEALDGQLTATLHLDAGDAPLARALLPVLERKAGRIVANGWPTGVEVCDAMVHGGPWPATTDARATSVGTAAIERFLRPVCYQDLPAELLPPALRDDNPLRLRRLIDGNWV; this is encoded by the coding sequence ATGTCTCTGAGCGGCGAGCTGATGCTGGGCGGCGAACGCGTCGCGCCCGGCGAGCGCACCGTGCGCGCGATCGATCCGGCGACCGGCGCGACGCTCGGGCCCGCGTTCGCGCTTGCGAGCCGCGCGGACGTCGCGCGTGCGTGCGAGCTGGCCGACGCCGCGTTCGACGCGTATCGCGATGCCGCGCCCGATGCGCGCGCCGCATTGCTCGACGCGATCGCGGCCGAGATCGAAGCGATCGGCGATGCGTTGATCGAACGCGCGATCGCCGAAACCGCGCTACCGCGCGCGCGACTCGAAGGCGAGCGTGCGCGCACCTGCAATCAGCTGCGCTTGTTCGCATCGGTCGTGCGCGCGGGCGACGCGGTCGGCGCGCGCATCGATCCGGCGCTGCCCGAGCGCAAGCCGCTGCCGCGCGCCGATCTGCGGATGCGGCGCATCGCGCTCGGACCCGTCGCGGTGTTCGGCGCGAGCAACTTCCCACTCGCGTTTTCGGTGGCGGGCGGCGATACCGCTTCCGCGCTCGCGGCGGGGTGTCCCGTCGTCGTGAAGGCGCACCCCGCACATCCGGGCACGTCCGAGCTCGTCGGCCGCGCGGTCGCGGCGGCGCTCGCGCGATGCGGGCTGCCGGCGGGCGTGTTCTCGCTCGTGCAAGCGGACAACGATGCCGCGGGCGCGCTCGTCGCCGATCCGCGCATTCAGGCGGTCGGCTTCACCGGCTCGCGCGCGGGCGGCCAGGCGCTGCTGCGCATCGTGCAATCGCGTGCGCGGCCGATTCCGATGTACGGCGAGCTGAGCGCGATCAATCCGGTATTCCTGCTGCCCGACGCGCTCGAGACGCGCGGCGGCGCGCTCGGCCGGCAATTCGTCGCGTCGCTGACGCTCGGCGCCGGGCAGTTCTGCACGAACCCGGGCTTGCTGCTCGCGATCGACGGGCCGGGCGTCGACGCGTTCGCGAACGCCGCAGCCGACGCGCTCGAAACGAGCGCCGCGCAGCCGATGCTGACGCCCGGCATCCACGCGGCATACGTGCGCGGCGTCGAGCGTCTGTCGAGCGCGGCCGATGTGCGTTGCATTGCGCGCGGCGACGCGAGCGACCTGCCGAATCGCGGACGCGCCGGTTTCTTCGAAACGGGTGCGCAGCACTTCATCGCGCAGAGCGCGCTGCACGACGAGATCTTCGGCGCGACGGCGCTGCTGGTGCGCTGCCGCGACGCGGCCGAGCTGCGCGCGGTCGCCGAAGCGCTCGACGGCCAACTGACCGCGACGCTGCATCTCGACGCCGGCGACGCGCCGCTCGCGCGCGCGCTGCTGCCGGTGCTCGAACGCAAGGCGGGCCGCATCGTCGCGAACGGCTGGCCGACGGGCGTCGAAGTGTGTGACGCGATGGTGCACGGCGGTCCGTGGCCGGCGACGACGGATGCGCGCGCGACGTCGGTCGGCACCGCGGCGATCGAGCGCTTCCTGCGGCCGGTCTGCTATCAGGACCTGCCCGCCGAGCTGCTGCCGCCGGCGCTGCGAGACGACAATCCGCTGCGGCTGCGCCGCCTCATCGACGGAAACTGGGTCTGA
- the kdgD gene encoding 5-dehydro-4-deoxyglucarate dehydratase — protein MSRYPPTEFARQIGSGLLSFPVTHFKPDLSFDEAAYRANLGWLFSHDAAGLFAAGGTGEFFSLTPAEVDRVVRAAIAETGSRLPVIAPAGYGTAMAIEYCKAAEAAGADGILLFPPYLTEASADGVAAHVEQVCKATRLGVIVYNRANQVLDENALARLAERCPNLVGFKDGVGDIELMTRIYTRLGDRFTYVGGLPTAETFALPYLTLGVTTYSSAIFNFVPRFALDFYAAVRAQDHARVYAMLDQFVLPYIALRNRKRGYAVSIVKAGMKVIGRSAGPVRAPLTDLTGEEIAELSALVARVADVAEAEACL, from the coding sequence ATGTCACGCTATCCGCCCACCGAATTCGCCCGCCAGATCGGCTCTGGCCTGCTGTCTTTTCCGGTCACGCACTTCAAGCCCGATCTGTCGTTCGACGAGGCCGCCTATCGCGCGAACCTCGGCTGGCTGTTCAGCCACGACGCCGCGGGCCTCTTCGCCGCGGGCGGCACGGGCGAGTTCTTCTCGCTGACGCCCGCCGAAGTCGACCGCGTCGTGCGCGCGGCGATCGCCGAGACCGGCAGCCGGCTGCCCGTGATCGCGCCGGCGGGCTACGGCACCGCGATGGCGATCGAATACTGCAAGGCCGCCGAAGCGGCCGGCGCCGACGGCATCCTGCTGTTTCCGCCGTACCTGACCGAAGCGTCGGCCGACGGCGTCGCCGCGCACGTCGAGCAGGTCTGCAAGGCGACGCGTCTCGGCGTGATCGTCTACAACCGCGCGAATCAGGTGCTCGACGAAAACGCGCTCGCGCGCCTGGCCGAGCGCTGTCCGAATCTCGTCGGCTTCAAGGACGGCGTCGGCGACATCGAGCTGATGACGCGCATCTACACGCGCCTCGGCGATCGCTTCACGTACGTCGGCGGCCTGCCGACCGCCGAGACGTTCGCGCTGCCGTACCTGACGCTCGGCGTGACGACGTACTCGTCGGCGATCTTCAACTTCGTGCCGCGCTTCGCGCTCGATTTCTACGCGGCCGTGCGCGCGCAGGATCACGCGAGGGTGTACGCGATGCTCGATCAGTTCGTTCTGCCGTACATCGCGCTGCGCAATCGCAAGCGCGGCTATGCGGTGTCGATCGTGAAGGCAGGCATGAAGGTGATCGGCCGCAGCGCGGGCCCCGTGCGCGCGCCGCTCACCGATCTGACGGGCGAGGAGATCGCCGAGCTGTCCGCGCTCGTTGCGCGCGTCGCCGACGTCGCCGAGGCGGAAGCATGTCTCTGA
- a CDS encoding LysR substrate-binding domain-containing protein, translated as MFELSQLRCFVAVAEELHFGRAAERLHMTQPPLSRQVRLLEHQIGTELLGRTSRSVKLTAAGRSFLPDAARILRLAEEAAASARRVATGAAGTLAIGFTASVGYGLLPSLVSAVRAASPDVRLTLKEMVSGAQLEALDARLIDVGLLRPPVEHGELASVPCVQEALVLALPEAAADAWPKRPTLRDCEGRPLLMYSPYEARYFHQLVSGLFERAEVLPDIVEYVSQIHSMLALVRAGIGAALIPAAASMLHFEGVVYRPVRTTPAKPVELMLAYRKDNDNPVFAALKDVLRKSLTGGR; from the coding sequence ATGTTCGAACTGAGCCAGCTTCGCTGCTTCGTCGCGGTCGCCGAGGAATTGCACTTCGGACGCGCGGCCGAGCGCCTGCACATGACGCAGCCGCCGCTCTCCAGGCAAGTGCGCCTGCTCGAGCACCAGATCGGCACCGAGCTGCTCGGGCGCACGAGCCGCTCGGTGAAGCTGACGGCGGCCGGGCGCAGCTTCCTGCCCGACGCGGCCCGCATTCTGCGGCTCGCCGAAGAAGCGGCGGCGAGCGCGCGCCGCGTCGCGACGGGCGCGGCCGGCACGCTCGCGATCGGCTTCACCGCGTCGGTCGGCTACGGCCTGCTGCCGTCGCTCGTGAGCGCGGTGCGCGCCGCGTCGCCCGACGTGCGGCTGACGCTGAAGGAGATGGTGAGCGGCGCGCAGCTGGAAGCGCTCGACGCGCGGCTGATCGACGTCGGCCTGCTGCGCCCGCCTGTCGAGCACGGCGAGCTCGCATCGGTGCCGTGCGTGCAGGAGGCGCTCGTGCTCGCGTTGCCGGAGGCCGCCGCCGACGCATGGCCGAAGCGCCCGACGCTGCGCGATTGCGAAGGCCGGCCGCTGCTGATGTATTCGCCGTACGAGGCGCGCTATTTTCACCAACTGGTGAGCGGGTTGTTCGAGCGCGCCGAGGTGCTGCCCGACATCGTCGAATACGTGAGCCAGATCCATTCGATGCTGGCGCTGGTGCGCGCGGGCATCGGCGCCGCGCTGATTCCGGCGGCGGCGTCGATGCTGCACTTCGAAGGGGTCGTCTATCGGCCGGTGCGCACGACGCCGGCGAAGCCCGTCGAGCTGATGCTCGCGTATCGGAAGGACAACGACAATCCGGTGTTCGCCGCGCTGAAGGACGTGCTGCGCAAGTCGCTCACCGGAGGCCGTTGA